In one window of Tachypleus tridentatus isolate NWPU-2018 chromosome 2, ASM421037v1, whole genome shotgun sequence DNA:
- the LOC143237695 gene encoding migration and invasion enhancer 1-like translates to MIISAVPEVRVVGANGRRSAFEITVNGILIFSKLERGSFPDPQSVVEQVVAASKNEQVTTVEKTEKTCTIL, encoded by the exons ATGATTATCTCGGCTGTTCCAGAAGTGCGGGTGGTTGGAGCTAATGGTAGAAGAT CTGCATTCGAAATTACAGTCAATGGTATTCTGATATTTTCTAAGTTAGAGAGAGGTTCTTTTCCAGATCCTCAATcg GTGGTGGAACAAGTTGTTGCTGCAAGCAAAAATGAACAAGTTACCACTGTTGAGAAGACTGAGAAAACTTGTACTATTCTTTAG